The following coding sequences lie in one Mycobacterium sp. Z3061 genomic window:
- a CDS encoding nuclear transport factor 2 family protein, protein MSDSAIAITNLIYTYAQLLDGGDLDGVARLFEHGRICGVEDGPPETVFAGAARVRQMYEMATRIYEDGTPKTKHNTTNVQLHIDDAAGTATSTSYYCVTQATPELPLQVIVTGHYKDTFHRLDGTWWFDSRTMFVDQVGDVSRHLKF, encoded by the coding sequence GTGAGTGACAGCGCTATCGCCATCACCAACCTGATCTACACCTACGCGCAACTTCTGGACGGCGGCGACCTGGACGGGGTCGCGAGGCTCTTCGAGCATGGCCGCATCTGCGGCGTCGAGGACGGTCCGCCGGAGACGGTGTTCGCCGGAGCCGCCCGGGTGCGCCAGATGTATGAAATGGCCACCCGGATCTACGAGGACGGCACCCCGAAGACCAAGCACAACACCACCAACGTGCAGCTGCACATCGACGACGCCGCCGGAACCGCGACCAGCACGTCGTATTACTGCGTCACGCAGGCCACCCCCGAGCTGCCGCTGCAGGTGATAGTGACCGGGCACTACAAGGACACGTTCCACCGACTCGACGGCACCTGGTGGTTCGACAGCCGCACCATGTTCGTCGATCAGGTTGGCGATGTCAGCCGGCATCTGAAGTTCTAG
- a CDS encoding HNH endonuclease family protein: MLWWLAAVAVLALVVAYQTLGSSAARHADEFAARADVPTVAPGADVLEGIAVVPMRLHRYDYLRSAFGDAWTDDNDAPGGHNGCDTRDDILNRDLVDVTHVYTKRCPEAVATGILHDPYTNSVIAFQRGAKVGEAVQIDHLVPLSYAWDMGANGWPAAQRVRFANDPANLLAVQGQANQDKGDSPPALWMPPNAAFACQYAIQFIAVLRGYALPVDQASGDVLRRAAATCPVG; encoded by the coding sequence ATGTTGTGGTGGCTGGCCGCCGTCGCGGTGCTCGCCCTCGTGGTCGCCTATCAGACGTTGGGATCCTCGGCGGCCCGGCATGCCGACGAATTCGCCGCCCGCGCAGACGTCCCCACGGTGGCGCCCGGCGCCGACGTGCTGGAGGGCATTGCCGTGGTCCCGATGCGACTGCACCGCTATGACTATCTGCGCTCGGCGTTCGGCGATGCCTGGACCGACGACAACGACGCCCCGGGCGGCCACAACGGTTGCGACACCCGCGACGACATCCTCAACCGCGACCTGGTGGACGTCACGCACGTCTACACCAAGCGCTGCCCCGAAGCGGTGGCCACCGGCATCCTGCACGACCCGTACACCAACTCCGTCATCGCATTCCAGCGCGGCGCCAAGGTGGGCGAGGCGGTGCAGATCGACCATCTGGTGCCGCTGTCCTACGCCTGGGACATGGGCGCCAACGGCTGGCCGGCCGCGCAGCGGGTGCGCTTCGCCAACGATCCCGCCAACCTGCTGGCCGTGCAGGGGCAGGCCAACCAGGACAAAGGTGATTCGCCGCCGGCGCTGTGGATGCCGCCCAACGCCGCATTCGCCTGTCAGTACGCGATCCAGTTCATCGCCGTGCTGCGCGGTTATGCGCTGCCGGTGGACCAGGCCTCGGGAGACGTACTGCGCCGGGCCGCGGCCACCTGCCCCGTCGGCTGA
- a CDS encoding sulfotransferase: MVTPFDAPAVLAEAQRKESLTDWGPGDFEGPLRVLLADYARADLNMIGTHILRSGIVHSLRMRLRTQEWIRRHPEILDEWVAAPIVVVGMMRSGTTLVQRLLAADPRFLCAYGWEVVEAAPKLDEAFTGTDPRIAISEAREAKSRELAPDLFTIHPMYAREAEEEIVFLADAFLSHVPESGAHLPHYRSWLDEQDFTPAYDYLYRMLQFLQWQKRRRGAAGRRWVLKSPAHLGYLDLLRARFPGLHLVHMHRDPRTTIASGASLNATLHAMHADTVDPYRVGAEWLQRMGWSNDRAMTVRDGWDSGCVTDIQFDDAVADPIGQVARVYAAIGEPLTDQAQDAMRHWLRVRPREASRPPYRLAEYGLRPEQVDERFTLYNKRFRDGSNA, translated from the coding sequence GTGGTGACGCCGTTCGACGCCCCGGCGGTGCTGGCCGAGGCGCAACGCAAGGAGTCGCTGACCGATTGGGGCCCGGGCGATTTCGAAGGTCCGCTGCGGGTGCTGCTGGCCGACTATGCGCGTGCCGACCTCAACATGATCGGCACCCACATCCTGCGGTCCGGCATCGTGCACAGCCTGCGGATGCGGCTTCGCACGCAGGAGTGGATCCGGCGGCACCCCGAAATCCTCGACGAGTGGGTCGCTGCCCCGATCGTCGTCGTCGGAATGATGCGCAGCGGAACGACTCTGGTGCAACGACTGCTGGCGGCCGACCCGCGGTTCCTGTGCGCTTACGGCTGGGAAGTGGTCGAGGCCGCGCCGAAGCTCGACGAGGCGTTCACCGGTACCGACCCCCGCATCGCGATCAGCGAAGCGCGCGAAGCGAAGTCGCGCGAACTCGCGCCGGACCTGTTCACCATCCACCCGATGTACGCGCGAGAAGCCGAAGAGGAGATCGTCTTCCTGGCCGACGCTTTCCTCTCACACGTCCCCGAGTCCGGCGCACATCTGCCGCACTACCGGTCCTGGCTCGACGAGCAGGACTTCACGCCCGCCTACGACTACCTGTACCGCATGCTGCAGTTTCTGCAGTGGCAGAAACGCCGCCGAGGTGCGGCGGGGCGGCGCTGGGTCCTCAAGTCGCCGGCCCACCTGGGTTATCTGGATCTGTTGCGCGCCAGGTTCCCCGGCCTGCACCTCGTCCACATGCACCGCGACCCGCGGACCACGATCGCGTCGGGGGCCAGCCTGAACGCGACGTTGCATGCGATGCACGCCGACACCGTCGACCCGTACCGGGTCGGCGCGGAGTGGTTGCAACGCATGGGATGGAGCAACGACCGGGCGATGACGGTCCGGGACGGTTGGGACTCCGGCTGCGTCACCGACATTCAGTTCGACGATGCGGTGGCGGACCCGATCGGACAGGTGGCCCGCGTATACGCGGCCATCGGTGAGCCGCTGACCGATCAGGCCCAGGATGCCATGCGGCACTGGCTGCGGGTGCGCCCGCGCGAAGCGTCCCGCCCGCCGTACCGGCTGGCCGAATACGGCCTGCGGCCCGAGCAGGTCGACGAACGATTCACGTTGTACAACAAGCGTTTCCGAGACGGGAGCAACGCATGA
- a CDS encoding DAK2 domain-containing protein: MVTSDRPLDGLALRDWAHTAVSDLITHIDEINQLNVFPVADSDTGANMLFTMRSALAQADTEADRDTDVARVAAALSAGAVTGARGNSGVILSQILLGIAEVTADAAGDAGGDLPAMDAATLGAALWRGVELVVASMGGDEVPGTIVSVLRAAATAVEQSAAAGDTLPRAVIDAGDAAVVALEKTTEQLDVLADAGVVDAGGRGLLVMLDSLRSTITGSAPARSIYEPSPHSRPADTAARRPAPQFEVMYLLAGCDAAAADTLRDRLGELGDSVALAATPSDSYSVHVHTDDAGAAIEAGVAAGQLSRIVVSALSSGATGLPPGSWTRERAVLAVVDGDGADELFAGEGACVLRPDVGTDITAHQLVRAVVDTGAAQVMVLPNGYVAAEELVAGCTAANGWGVDVVPVPTGSMVQGLAALAVHDPDRQAVDDGYSMARAAGAARHGSVRIATENALTWAGTCKPGDGLGIAGDEVLIVAADVAAAAIGLLDLLLASGGDLVTVLTGSELADSDIAAVGSVLERHVHDRHPGSELVVYRTGHRGDVLLIGVE, from the coding sequence TTGGTCACGTCGGATCGTCCGTTGGACGGCTTGGCCCTGCGCGACTGGGCGCACACCGCGGTCAGCGACCTGATCACCCACATCGACGAGATCAACCAGCTCAACGTGTTCCCGGTCGCCGACTCCGACACCGGCGCAAACATGCTGTTCACGATGCGTTCCGCGCTGGCGCAAGCCGACACGGAAGCCGATCGGGACACCGACGTGGCCCGGGTGGCCGCCGCGCTGTCCGCCGGGGCGGTCACCGGCGCGCGTGGCAATTCCGGGGTGATCCTGTCCCAGATTCTGCTGGGTATCGCCGAGGTGACCGCGGATGCGGCCGGCGACGCCGGCGGCGACCTGCCCGCCATGGACGCGGCGACGCTCGGTGCGGCGCTGTGGCGTGGGGTGGAGCTGGTGGTGGCTTCGATGGGGGGCGACGAGGTTCCGGGGACCATCGTTTCGGTGTTGCGGGCGGCCGCCACTGCCGTCGAGCAGTCCGCGGCGGCCGGCGACACGCTGCCCCGCGCGGTCATCGACGCGGGAGACGCGGCGGTGGTGGCCTTGGAGAAGACCACCGAGCAGCTTGACGTGCTCGCCGACGCCGGCGTGGTCGACGCCGGCGGGCGGGGTCTGCTGGTCATGCTGGACTCACTGCGCTCGACCATCACCGGAAGCGCGCCCGCACGGTCCATCTACGAGCCCTCGCCACACTCGCGGCCCGCCGACACCGCCGCCCGGCGTCCGGCCCCGCAGTTCGAGGTGATGTACCTGCTGGCCGGCTGCGACGCGGCGGCGGCCGACACGCTGCGCGACCGGCTCGGCGAACTCGGCGATTCGGTGGCCCTCGCAGCGACCCCCTCGGACAGCTATTCGGTGCATGTCCACACCGACGACGCCGGCGCCGCCATCGAAGCCGGGGTCGCGGCGGGCCAACTGAGCCGGATCGTGGTCTCGGCGCTCAGTTCCGGCGCCACCGGCCTGCCTCCGGGCAGCTGGACCCGCGAGCGTGCGGTGCTGGCCGTGGTCGACGGCGACGGCGCCGACGAGTTGTTCGCCGGCGAGGGTGCCTGCGTGCTGCGGCCGGATGTGGGCACCGACATCACCGCCCACCAGCTGGTTCGTGCCGTGGTGGACACCGGCGCCGCCCAGGTGATGGTGCTGCCCAACGGTTACGTGGCCGCCGAGGAGCTGGTGGCGGGCTGCACCGCCGCGAACGGCTGGGGCGTGGACGTGGTGCCGGTGCCGACCGGGTCGATGGTGCAGGGGTTGGCCGCACTCGCCGTGCACGACCCCGACCGACAGGCCGTCGACGACGGTTACTCGATGGCGCGAGCCGCCGGGGCGGCCCGGCACGGGTCGGTGCGGATCGCCACCGAGAACGCGTTGACCTGGGCGGGCACCTGCAAGCCGGGTGACGGCCTGGGCATCGCCGGCGACGAGGTGCTGATCGTGGCGGCCGATGTCGCCGCGGCGGCCATCGGCCTGCTGGATCTGCTGTTGGCGTCCGGCGGTGACCTGGTGACGGTGCTGACCGGGTCCGAACTCGCCGACTCCGACATCGCGGCGGTGGGCAGCGTCCTGGAACGGCACGTACATGACCGGCATCCGGGCAGTGAGCTGGTGGTCTACCGCACCGGGCATCGAGGCGACGTGCTGTTGATCGGGGTGGAGTAG
- the rpmB gene encoding 50S ribosomal protein L28, with translation MAAVCDICGKGPGFGKSVSHSHRRTSRRWNPNVQTVHAVTRPGGNKQRLNVCTSCIKAGKVTRG, from the coding sequence ATGGCCGCTGTGTGCGATATCTGCGGGAAAGGCCCCGGCTTCGGTAAGTCGGTGTCGCACTCCCACCGCCGCACCAGCCGCCGGTGGAACCCGAACGTTCAGACCGTGCACGCCGTGACCCGCCCCGGCGGCAACAAGCAGCGCCTCAACGTCTGCACGTCGTGCATCAAGGCCGGCAAGGTCACCCGCGGCTGA
- a CDS encoding aldo/keto reductase: protein MTGESGAAAVPSITLNDENTIPVLGLGTAELSEDETERAVSAALEMGCRLIDTAAAYGNEAAVGRAIAASGIPRAELFVTTKLATENHGFNISQDACKASLDRLGLDYVDLYLIHWPAPAQGKYVDSWGGLIQSRGEGHARSIGVSNFTAEYLEMVIDLTFVTPAVNQIELHPLLNQEEVRKADEGHQIVTQAYTPLALGRLADNATVTSIAGEYGKTASQVLLRWNLQLGNSVVFRSANAEHIAGNLDVFGFELASEHMNALNGLNDGTRLRPDPETYAGT, encoded by the coding sequence GTGACTGGCGAGTCGGGCGCCGCGGCGGTTCCCTCAATAACCCTCAACGACGAGAACACGATTCCGGTGCTTGGCCTCGGTACCGCGGAACTGTCGGAGGACGAGACCGAACGCGCGGTGTCGGCGGCGCTGGAGATGGGCTGCCGACTCATCGACACCGCCGCTGCCTACGGCAATGAGGCCGCGGTGGGTCGCGCGATCGCCGCCTCCGGTATCCCGCGAGCTGAGCTTTTCGTCACCACCAAGCTCGCGACGGAGAATCACGGCTTCAATATCTCGCAGGACGCCTGCAAGGCCAGTCTGGACCGGCTCGGTCTCGACTACGTCGACCTCTACCTGATTCACTGGCCGGCGCCGGCGCAGGGCAAGTACGTGGACTCCTGGGGCGGACTGATCCAGTCCCGCGGTGAAGGACATGCCCGCTCGATCGGCGTGTCCAACTTCACCGCGGAGTACCTGGAGATGGTGATCGACCTGACGTTCGTCACGCCGGCCGTCAACCAGATCGAGCTGCACCCGCTGTTGAACCAGGAGGAAGTGCGCAAGGCGGACGAGGGGCACCAGATCGTCACGCAGGCCTACACGCCGCTGGCGCTGGGCCGGTTGGCGGACAACGCGACCGTCACCTCGATCGCCGGCGAATACGGCAAGACGGCGTCGCAGGTGCTGCTGCGCTGGAACCTGCAGCTGGGCAACTCGGTCGTGTTCCGCTCGGCCAATGCCGAACACATCGCGGGCAACCTGGACGTGTTCGGGTTCGAGCTGGCCTCCGAGCACATGAATGCGCTGAACGGACTGAACGACGGCACCCGGCTTCGCCCGGACCCGGAGACCTACGCCGGCACCTGA
- the recG gene encoding ATP-dependent DNA helicase RecG — MGVGLGDRLDLVIGAKSAGPLDDVFGIKTVGDLLRHYPRSYVARNGTRGIEDERPEEGEHITIVDVITTASPGWMKKRSPNQKQRKFLRITVGSGRGKVTATFFNAEYIMKDLTEGTRVMLSGEVGYFKGAMQFTHPDYLILDSPHGRTHGSKSLRSIADASRNSRGEVAMEEFERPFYPIYPSSAKLQTWDIYACVLQVLAVLDPVHEPLPADLRARYDLIGEDEALRAIHLSDVESLRDKARHRLTFDEAVGLQWALVARRHGELSESGPAAPPRSDGLAAELMQRLPFELTAGQREVLGVLSDDLSQTRPMNRLLQGEVGSGKTIVSVLAMMQMVDAGYQCALLAPTEVLAAQHLLSINSVLGPLAMGGQLGGDDRATRVALLTGSMTAGQKKKVRAEIASGEAGIVIGTHALLQEAVEFHKLGLVVVDEQHRFGVEQRDQLRAKAPAGITPHLLVMTATPIPRTVALTVYGDLETSTLRELPRGRQPITSSVIFMKDKPAWLERAWQRIREEVAAGRQAYVVTPRIDETEADAKSEERPSATAEGTFARLRARELADLRLGLMHGRLPADEKEDAMTAFRAGQIDVLVCTTVIEVGVDVPNATVMLVLDADRFGISQLHQLRGRIGRGQHPSLCLLETWSSEGSQAGRRLKAVAATMDGFALADLDLKERKEGDVLGRNQSGRAITLRLLSLADHLELIEAAREYCLAAYEENPANPDLALVAAPFTNADRIEYLDKS, encoded by the coding sequence GTGGGCGTAGGGCTGGGTGATCGCCTCGACCTGGTCATCGGCGCGAAGTCCGCCGGCCCGCTGGACGACGTGTTCGGCATCAAAACCGTCGGCGACCTGCTGCGTCACTATCCGCGAAGCTACGTCGCACGCAACGGCACGCGCGGCATCGAGGACGAGCGGCCCGAAGAAGGCGAGCACATCACCATCGTCGACGTGATCACGACCGCGTCGCCCGGCTGGATGAAGAAGCGGTCGCCGAACCAGAAACAGCGGAAATTCCTTCGGATCACCGTCGGATCCGGCCGCGGCAAGGTGACGGCGACGTTCTTCAACGCGGAATACATCATGAAGGACCTCACGGAAGGCACCAGGGTGATGCTTTCCGGCGAGGTGGGCTACTTCAAGGGAGCCATGCAGTTCACCCACCCGGACTACCTCATCCTCGACTCGCCACATGGAAGGACTCACGGCAGCAAATCCCTGCGCAGCATCGCCGACGCCTCCCGAAATTCCCGCGGCGAAGTGGCGATGGAGGAGTTCGAGCGTCCCTTCTACCCGATCTACCCGTCCAGCGCGAAGTTGCAGACCTGGGACATCTATGCGTGCGTGCTCCAGGTCCTCGCCGTCTTGGATCCGGTGCACGAACCGCTGCCGGCGGACCTGCGGGCACGCTACGACCTGATCGGTGAAGACGAAGCGCTGCGCGCCATCCACCTCTCCGACGTAGAATCGCTGCGCGACAAAGCCCGCCACCGGCTGACCTTCGACGAGGCGGTCGGCCTGCAGTGGGCGCTGGTGGCCCGGCGGCACGGCGAGTTGTCCGAATCGGGACCGGCTGCGCCGCCGCGCTCGGACGGGCTGGCCGCAGAGTTGATGCAGAGGCTGCCTTTCGAGCTGACCGCAGGCCAGCGCGAGGTGCTCGGGGTGTTGTCCGACGACTTGTCCCAGACCCGCCCGATGAACCGGCTGCTGCAGGGTGAGGTCGGTTCCGGCAAGACGATCGTCTCGGTGCTGGCCATGATGCAGATGGTCGACGCGGGTTATCAGTGTGCGTTGCTTGCGCCGACGGAAGTGCTTGCAGCGCAACATCTTCTGTCGATCAACAGCGTGCTGGGCCCGTTGGCGATGGGGGGTCAGCTGGGCGGGGACGACCGGGCAACCCGGGTGGCGCTGCTCACCGGGTCGATGACGGCCGGGCAGAAGAAGAAGGTCCGCGCCGAGATCGCGAGCGGCGAGGCCGGCATCGTGATCGGCACCCACGCGCTGCTGCAGGAGGCGGTGGAGTTTCACAAGCTGGGGCTGGTCGTGGTCGACGAGCAACACCGATTCGGTGTTGAGCAGCGAGATCAGTTGCGTGCCAAGGCTCCCGCCGGAATCACCCCGCATCTGCTGGTGATGACGGCGACGCCGATACCGCGCACGGTCGCCCTCACCGTGTACGGCGACCTGGAGACGTCCACCCTGCGGGAACTACCGCGGGGACGCCAGCCGATCACCAGCAGCGTGATTTTCATGAAGGACAAGCCGGCGTGGCTCGAGCGGGCCTGGCAGCGGATCAGAGAGGAGGTCGCCGCCGGCCGTCAGGCCTACGTGGTGACACCGCGTATCGACGAGACCGAGGCCGATGCAAAGAGTGAAGAGCGGCCCTCGGCGACTGCCGAGGGGACGTTCGCGCGTCTTCGCGCCAGAGAACTGGCGGACCTGCGACTGGGTCTCATGCACGGACGGCTGCCGGCCGATGAGAAGGAAGACGCGATGACGGCGTTCCGCGCCGGCCAGATCGATGTGCTGGTGTGCACCACCGTCATCGAGGTGGGCGTCGACGTCCCCAATGCCACGGTGATGCTGGTGCTGGATGCCGACCGGTTCGGTATCAGCCAGTTGCACCAGCTGCGTGGGCGCATCGGTCGTGGGCAGCATCCCAGCCTGTGCCTGCTGGAGACCTGGAGCTCGGAGGGGTCGCAGGCCGGTAGGCGGTTGAAGGCGGTCGCCGCAACCATGGACGGCTTCGCGCTCGCCGACCTCGACCTCAAGGAGCGCAAAGAAGGAGATGTGCTGGGCCGCAACCAGTCCGGGCGGGCAATCACGCTGCGACTGCTGTCGCTGGCCGACCATCTGGAGTTGATCGAGGCCGCCCGCGAGTACTGTCTGGCCGCCTACGAGGAGAACCCCGCCAACCCCGACCTGGCCTTGGTGGCAGCGCCTTTCACCAACGCAGACCGCATCGAGTATCTGGACAAGTCGTGA